From the Selenomonas sp. oral taxon 920 genome, the window ACAATCTCCGGCACATCCGTCGGGTCGCCGGGACCGTTCGAGAGGAACACTCCGTCAGGGTTCAGTGCAAGCACCTCTTCTGCACTGGTCTGCGCAGGCACGACTGTGACTTTTGCCCCGATCCGATTGATGTTGTGCAGAATACTGCGCTTCACACCAAAATCCATTGCCACGATATGCGGTGCATCAGGCGTTTCCGTCTCAAGGGTGTAGATCTCGGGGGTCGTAACGATCTCCACGACGTTGCGCGGAAGTTCCTCCGTCTGCAATGCTGCGATCTCGCGCTCCGCTAGATCTGCGGGAACGATTACGCCCTTCATCGCACCCGCAGAGCGGATGTGACGCGTGATTGCGCGTGTGTCCACATTGTAAAGGCACGGAATCTCGTGCTCGGTCAGAAAGTCCGTCAAGCTCTCCTCAGATTGCCAGTTGTTCGGTGCGTCACAGAGTTCACCGATGACAAAGCCGTGCACAAAGGACTTGCGTGACTGCATGAACTTCGCCGCCGCACCGTAGTTCCCGATCAGCGGATACGTCATCGTGAGAATCTGCCCGCAGAAGGACGGATCGGTCAGGCTCTCCTGATATCCCGTCATCGTCGTGGTAAATACGACCTCACCCACAGCTTTTGTATCACTGTGAAGCAATTCGCCCGTGTAGACCGAACCGTCCTCCAGTATCAGTTTCCCTTTCATACTACTATGACCCCATCCTTCATAACAATTTTGCCATCGACCACGGTAAGCACCGCTTTCCCCTTGAGCTGCCGTCCGTTGAACGGGGAATGTCTGCCCCGCGTATAGAACTTGTTCACATCAACCGTCCATTGCAGTTCGGGGTCGATCACCGTGATATCGGCGGGTGCACCCTCACCGAGTGTGCCCGCATTCAGCTTGAACACGCGCGCAGGACCGTAGGACATTCGCTCGATCAGAGTCGCGAGCGGGACTTTGCCCGTGTGAACGAGGTCAGTCATCAGCACGCCGAGTGCCGTCTCAAGTCCCGGGAAGCCACTCGGGGCGTAGATATACTCACGATCCTTCTCCTCGGGTGCGTGCGGCGAGTGGTCGGTGACGATCATCTCGATTGTTCCGTCGAGCAGCCCTGCAACCATCGCCTCGACATCCCTTGCCGTGCGCAGCGGCGGATTTACCTTTGTCGAGCTGTCGCGTGGGTCGACACATTCGTCCGTCAGTGTCAGATGATGCGGTGTGACCTCCGTTGTCGCACGCACACCGCGCACCTTTGCCTCACGGACAAGCTGCACGGCACGCCCAGAGCTGATGTGCGCGACGTGCACATGTGCGCCCGCGTACTCCGCGAGCATAATGTCGCGTGCAACCGCAATGTCCTCCGCCACGATCGGACGCCCCTTGATACCGAGCATCGCACTGCGATGTCCCTCGTTCATCGCACCGTCCTCAACGAGGGAGGTGTCTTCCTCGTGATTGATGATCGCCTTGTCGAACGGAATGAGGTAGTCGTAGGCACTGAGCAGTACCTTTGCCGACGGATCATAATGACCGTCGTCCGAGAACGCAACCGCACCTGCTTCGACCATGTCACCGAGCTCGGCGAGCTCCTTGCCCTCCTGATTCTTCGTCACCGCGCCGATGATGCGGATGTGAATGACGGCAACGTCCTCCGCGCGTTTGATGAGGCTCGTGACAAGCGCCGCATCATCCACCACGGGACGCGTGTTCGGCATCGTTGCAATCGTCGTATAGCCACCCGCTGCACCTGCGCGCGAACCGGAGGCAAAGTCCTCCTTCGCCTCCTGCCCCGGCTCACGGAGATGCGTATGCATATCGATGAACCCCGGAGTGACAATTTTTCCGGAGGCATCATAGATCTCGGCACCGTCTGCATTCAGATCTTTTCCTACCTGACGGATGACACCGTTCTCAATGAGGACATCACAGATTTCATCTCGCTGTGCGGCGGGGTCAATCACCCGACCGCCCTTCAAAATCAATGCGCTCATCAGGCTTTCCCTCCCATCAGCACCAATGTGAAGAGTGCCATGCGGATGGCAACCCCGTTTTTCACTTCCTCCTGAATCCGTGACTGTACGCCGTATGCGACGGATTCCGAGATTTCCCAGCCCTTGTTCATGGGACCCGGATGAAGCACGAGTGCGTTGTTCGCAAGTGCCAGACGCTCCTCGTTCAGCCCGTAGATGCGCGCATACTCGCGCGTCGACGGAAACAGCCCGCCCTTCATACGTTCGAGCTGAATGCGCAGCACCTCGATCACATCTGCCCCCTCCACCGCATCCTCGATGCGGTCGTGGATGGTGATGCCTTCCTCCTCATGGAGAAAACGAGGCAGGAGAGGACGCGGCCCCGCGATATGCACGTCCATGCCCATCTTGCGCATGCCCTGTATATCCGAGCGAGCGACGCGGCTGTGCAGCACGTCTCCGAGAATGGCGACCTTCAGTCCCGCAAGCTTCCCCTTGTTCTCCTCGATGGTATAGAGATTGAGAAGCCCCTGCGAGGGATGTGCATGTGCGCCGTCGCCCGCATTGATAATCACGGGAGAAACAGCGTCAGCAGCGTATGCGGCAGCTCCCTCCGCCTTGTGGCGCATGACGATCGCGTCCGTACCCATCGCCTCAATCGTATAGAGCGTGTCGCGCAGGCTCTCCCCCTTCACGACACTGGACGCACTTGCCGTGATGTTCACGACATCTGCGCCGAGGTACTTTCCTGCGAGCTCAAATGACGTACGAGTGCGCGTGCTCGGCTCGTAGAACAGCGTGACGATCGCCTTTCCCCTGAGTGCCGGCACCTTCTTGATGTCGCGGCCGACAATGTTCTTCATCTCGCGTGCCGTGTTCAGAACGAGACGAATCTCCTCCGCCGAAAAATCTTCGAGCGCAAGAACATCCCGTCCCTTGAGTGATAACTCCTGACTCATGTGCATCCCCTTTCACGCACTAAAAAAGCTTTCCAATGCCAAAAGAAAGGCATAAGAAAGCTTTGCATTCTAAAATTGGATAGACGGATGGTGTCGTGTGTTTCATTGAAAACTCCCTTAAGGCCTCACAGGACCTCTTAAAAGGTGATATGTAGGAAGCATAGATACCATGCTTCCTTTATTTCTCCTCATTATACTGTTTTCAGCCGCAAAAATCAACCGCTTGCACAGCAACGCAAGATTAGATTTTCTCCGCCAGCCGCTCTGCGAGCAGTGTATAGCGGCGGCGCGTGCGATCGTTGCTCACGGCGGAAAAGAGTGCCGTGCGGTCGCCGATGAGGATGACTCCCTTCTTCGCACGCGTAACGGCAGTGTAGAGGAGATTGCGCTGCAGCATAATGTGATGGGCACGCACGAGCGGTAGGATGATGATGTCGTACTCACTGCCTTGACTTTTATGCACACTCATCGCATAGGCAAGGGTGAGTGCACCGAACTCGTCCCGCGTATAGGGAATCTCCACATCCTCTGCAAATGCGACAACGAGGTGCTCCGAATCGATTTGGACAATGTGTCCGATGTCGCCGTTGAACACATTCTTCATATAGT encodes:
- the carA gene encoding glutamine-hydrolyzing carbamoyl-phosphate synthase small subunit, giving the protein MKGKLILEDGSVYTGELLHSDTKAVGEVVFTTTMTGYQESLTDPSFCGQILTMTYPLIGNYGAAAKFMQSRKSFVHGFVIGELCDAPNNWQSEESLTDFLTEHEIPCLYNVDTRAITRHIRSAGAMKGVIVPADLAEREIAALQTEELPRNVVEIVTTPEIYTLETETPDAPHIVAMDFGVKRSILHNINRIGAKVTVVPAQTSAEEVLALNPDGVFLSNGPGDPTDVPEIVEEVRKLAGKKPIFGICLGHQLLALAFGAKTYKMKFGHRGGNQPVKNLKMGKVHISAQNHGYAVDPASLSGTPLVVTHTNVNDDTIEGLRHTSLPIFSVQYHPEAAPGPDDNMYLFDEFWNLMKGE
- a CDS encoding aspartate carbamoyltransferase catalytic subunit is translated as MHMSQELSLKGRDVLALEDFSAEEIRLVLNTAREMKNIVGRDIKKVPALRGKAIVTLFYEPSTRTRTSFELAGKYLGADVVNITASASSVVKGESLRDTLYTIEAMGTDAIVMRHKAEGAAAYAADAVSPVIINAGDGAHAHPSQGLLNLYTIEENKGKLAGLKVAILGDVLHSRVARSDIQGMRKMGMDVHIAGPRPLLPRFLHEEEGITIHDRIEDAVEGADVIEVLRIQLERMKGGLFPSTREYARIYGLNEERLALANNALVLHPGPMNKGWEISESVAYGVQSRIQEEVKNGVAIRMALFTLVLMGGKA
- a CDS encoding dihydroorotase, with the translated sequence MSALILKGGRVIDPAAQRDEICDVLIENGVIRQVGKDLNADGAEIYDASGKIVTPGFIDMHTHLREPGQEAKEDFASGSRAGAAGGYTTIATMPNTRPVVDDAALVTSLIKRAEDVAVIHIRIIGAVTKNQEGKELAELGDMVEAGAVAFSDDGHYDPSAKVLLSAYDYLIPFDKAIINHEEDTSLVEDGAMNEGHRSAMLGIKGRPIVAEDIAVARDIMLAEYAGAHVHVAHISSGRAVQLVREAKVRGVRATTEVTPHHLTLTDECVDPRDSSTKVNPPLRTARDVEAMVAGLLDGTIEMIVTDHSPHAPEEKDREYIYAPSGFPGLETALGVLMTDLVHTGKVPLATLIERMSYGPARVFKLNAGTLGEGAPADITVIDPELQWTVDVNKFYTRGRHSPFNGRQLKGKAVLTVVDGKIVMKDGVIVV